The genomic region TATTTGGATTTTAAGAGTATTTAAATCTTGaaacttttttctatttttttttctttctctcactAGGTATCTTTAGGCATAGGGGGGtctaggtatttttttttttttagaaaattaggTAGTTGGCTATTAGAATTTTAGGaactaaatgataaataaaaaatgtattaatattACATACCAGTATCAAAGCCTTTATGGTTGTTCTATCAATCTCAAATCCCATGGCGTTTGTCTTTTGGATCCTCAACAAAATGTCCACCAAATCATTCTGGTCTTCATCATTGACACCATCACCATGCCCATCATGGCCTCCCTTATTAACATGCTCATCAACAACTTCATCAAAGAATTCATCAACCTTTTTAGCCGCTCTCTCTGCCCTACCATACATGCCATTAACTCTCCCCAACCAATCAAGCCAAGGTAAATAGTCTCCTAAAACCGGAGTACCCATCAGCTCCGCCATCTGGTTGATCGGCCCGCGAAGCTTACTCCCTCCTTCTCCACTGTATCTTCTTCCAAGAGCAGCTCTACACACTATATCATTGGCTACTATACAAAATAAGCCAGTTAAATCCACAGGCATCAATGAAGCACAACACTTCCTAATATTTTCCATCATTATGGAGATTTCCTCTTCTCTCACTGCCTCGAAGGATTGAACCTTTTTGGCACTGAGAAGATGCAAAACAAGGATACTCCTTGTCTGCCTCCAGTAGTTGCCATATGGAGCAGATGCCACATCTTTGGAACCATACAAGAGGATATCAAACATCTTACGATGTGGTTTGTTGGAGAAAACGGGGTCATGTGTTTTCAAAACTTCACGAGCTGCCTCAGCTGTGGAGACAACAAGGACTGGCACTTTTCCTAAGTGAAGTAGCATTAAAGAACCATAGGTTTGAGCTAAGGATTGGAGACTGCGGTGAATGTGGGTACCAAGTTGATGGAGGTTTCCTATTATTGGAAGCTTTGGAGGAGATGGTGGTGAGGGTTTTTTGGAATCATTGTTCCGTTTGGATAAAAGATTGAGGAAAGTACGTAGAAGAAAGAGGATGATGAAGGTAACAACTGGGAGGAAGAACCAACTTGAAGAGTTTTCTTGCTGAGAGATCCACATTGGGTTTCTCAGTTGATAGATGATGCAGTGACTCGGGCTGTGTGTAGTATCTTTTCTTTATAAGGTAGCGTTGGAGGTCCTCACCAGCTACGTGTGTTTgtgaaaaatatgtattttttttattggtagaaGTTTATAATATTACGCATCTTATGCAATCGATTGAATTAGAGTAAATAATTAATCTGTCACTTTTTTATCGTTGAATATATAGTATGGGATATATAAATTCTTTTCTAGAAGGAAATAAGGAtagaaaaaacagaaaaacaagtaaaaaataTCACCATCATTCATCAATGGCGGCTGCAAAAATTTGGTAAAggaattatcaattaattagtccaaaaaataatgtaacagAAAGAAAGAGCCACGTAGAATGAAGAATCTTATGCTAGATGAAATTTTCTAcacttatttatattatttttagaagCTTCTACACTTATTTCAGTCGTTATTGATGGCTTTTCGACAAGCTAGGCTCCTATTGGAAGGGCGGACTGGACTGTAAGTCATATATGGATGCTgcaattaataatgtaaagcAACTATGAAGTGGATAATATTGTTTAGGGTAATTTCTGCATTAGGTAACATGTTTTAATTGATGGTTTAATTATTCATGGATAATATACTTGTAACTATTAATAGTTATATAGAGTATTTGGTAAAGCTAGGTTAACCATGGGGTCTTCCAAGAGAGGTGTTTTGGGAGCTAGGTAACAATCTTTCGTAGTTGTTTGGAGTAgaatactaactaaaaaatttgGTCGTTTCTTGTTAGATCGAGGATGATACAtggatatttatgtttttttttatacatttaacaaatatatattatttctttttttctatttatttcaaatcatattatttataaaatttatatttcagatctatattttttcttcttgttattTGAATTTGTTTGACTTTGTTTCAATATAGGATATTATCTCTGTAGCTTTTAATATAGTCTTATTGCGTGCCTTAAGTTATTCAATTACATATGCTTGACTGGAAaggttgaaaaattaataatattactttCAGATTTGCAGTGGAATGATTTGGCTTGGACCTAACACATAAATTAaagaatactttttaaaaaaaaatcctacaaaATTGTTAAATAAGCAGGACGGGGAAcaactttcttttaattttcatgtGAGTTTTTAGAAGTTCTTGTCGcataaatcttttatttaatgtattaattttatctttattaataattattaatctgGTGATGTAAAACTATTAAAGTATGAGAGTATTATATATcattatcaataaataaaaacactaataatacttgaaacatttaataagaattaataatagaaaaacaattaattgtttcataaaaattataaaatgtcttaatcattaatttcatttaaattatacCTTATATTAAAGATAAGAGGGagtaataaatataaacaataaaattcaaAGATTCAAAACTAATAGAAATATGACAAAAAGTTTATAACTGagttaattaagaataaaaaagttattaagtTATCGAtggctttttttttgtaaagatcaaaaacttttcaaaaataaaaaaaaaaagtttcgcgaatattaaaagataataataattttatttaattttgtttttga from Glycine soja cultivar W05 chromosome 16, ASM419377v2, whole genome shotgun sequence harbors:
- the LOC114389600 gene encoding cytochrome P450 71A26-like, giving the protein MWISQQENSSSWFFLPVVTFIILFLLRTFLNLLSKRNNDSKKPSPPSPPKLPIIGNLHQLGTHIHRSLQSLAQTYGSLMLLHLGKVPVLVVSTAEAAREVLKTHDPVFSNKPHRKMFDILLYGSKDVASAPYGNYWRQTRSILVLHLLSAKKVQSFEAVREEEISIMMENIRKCCASLMPVDLTGLFCIVANDIVCRAALGRRYSGEGGSKLRGPINQMAELMGTPVLGDYLPWLDWLGRVNGMYGRAERAAKKVDEFFDEVVDEHVNKGGHDGHGDGVNDEDQNDLVDILLRIQKTNAMGFEIDRTTIKALILDMFGAGTETTSTILEWIMTELLRHPIVMQKLQGEVRNVVRDRTHISEEDLSNMHYLKAVIKETFRLHPPITILAPRESTQNTKVMGYDIAAGTQVMVNAWAIARDPSYWDQPEEFQPERFLNSSIDVKGHDFQLLPFGAGRRACPGLTFSMVVVELVIANLVHQFNWAIPKGVVGDQTMDITETTGLSIHRKFPLIAIASPHA